Proteins encoded together in one Microbacterium sp. ABRD28 window:
- the murJ gene encoding murein biosynthesis integral membrane protein MurJ, translating to MSGIGRASVLIGAGTIVSRVTGLLRTIVLVAAIGSVGSKAADAFTIANQLPNNIYAIISTGILTAVIVPQIVRASTDTDGGQRFISKLFTLGTVVLLVTTAIALLVAPWLIALYADGFTADQLALATAFAYWCLPQIFFYGLYALVGETLNARRVFGPFTWAPIVNNVISIVGFGVFIAVFGSNLEFVSEWDATRVAVLGGTATLGIVVQAVLLLAFWRRTGIRIRPDFSWRGVGLGQVGRLAGWTFLMVLAGQLAGLVQTRVVSEASGAGASLTVMANAWLIFMLPYSIIVISIGTPYFTQLSEHAAAGREAEVRADVGRSIRTLGFFIVVATAAVAVAAVPASRIFTNSAGDAVEAAWVLLAYLVGLVPLAVLFTIQRTFYAYNDTRTPFFFTLFQCGIVVATAWAARAAYEAGILPLESLAAAVALGQSFASLVQVIIATLLLRRRVGDIHVRGWMLSLGRFALAALPAAAVGWGVFLLLGGVDGWTVSDRFLGALGTVVIGVVVLGVYVGVLALLRAPELTPALGMVRRFLPGRR from the coding sequence GTGAGCGGCATCGGGCGCGCAAGCGTCCTCATCGGAGCGGGAACGATCGTCTCGCGGGTGACGGGGCTCCTGCGCACCATCGTGCTCGTCGCGGCGATCGGTTCGGTCGGCAGCAAAGCCGCCGATGCTTTCACGATCGCCAATCAGCTCCCGAACAACATCTACGCGATCATCTCCACCGGCATCCTCACCGCTGTGATCGTGCCGCAGATCGTCCGGGCCAGCACCGACACCGACGGCGGACAGCGCTTCATCTCCAAGCTGTTCACCCTCGGCACCGTCGTGCTCCTCGTCACCACGGCGATCGCCCTCCTCGTCGCCCCGTGGCTGATCGCGCTCTACGCCGACGGCTTCACCGCCGATCAGCTCGCCCTCGCCACGGCCTTCGCCTACTGGTGTCTGCCGCAGATCTTCTTCTACGGCCTGTATGCGCTCGTCGGCGAGACCCTCAACGCCCGCCGCGTGTTCGGGCCGTTCACGTGGGCGCCGATCGTCAACAACGTCATCTCCATCGTCGGATTCGGCGTCTTCATCGCCGTGTTCGGCTCCAACCTCGAGTTCGTGAGCGAGTGGGACGCCACAAGGGTGGCCGTCCTCGGCGGCACCGCCACCCTCGGCATCGTGGTGCAGGCGGTGCTGCTGCTGGCGTTCTGGCGGCGCACCGGCATCCGCATCCGTCCTGACTTCTCTTGGCGCGGCGTCGGCCTCGGTCAGGTCGGGCGTCTTGCCGGTTGGACGTTCCTCATGGTGCTCGCGGGGCAGCTCGCCGGTCTCGTGCAGACCCGTGTGGTCTCCGAGGCGTCGGGTGCCGGCGCGTCGCTGACCGTCATGGCCAACGCGTGGCTGATCTTCATGCTGCCGTACTCGATCATCGTCATCTCGATCGGGACGCCGTACTTCACCCAGCTCAGCGAGCACGCGGCCGCAGGCCGCGAGGCCGAGGTGCGCGCCGACGTCGGGCGCAGCATCCGCACCCTCGGCTTCTTCATCGTGGTCGCAACCGCTGCCGTCGCGGTCGCCGCCGTGCCCGCCTCCCGGATCTTCACCAACTCCGCCGGCGACGCCGTCGAGGCGGCCTGGGTGCTGCTGGCCTATCTCGTCGGGCTCGTGCCGCTCGCGGTGCTGTTCACCATCCAGCGCACGTTCTACGCCTACAACGACACCCGGACCCCGTTCTTCTTCACCCTGTTCCAGTGCGGGATCGTCGTTGCGACGGCGTGGGCGGCGCGCGCGGCGTACGAGGCCGGCATCCTCCCCCTCGAAAGTCTCGCGGCCGCCGTCGCCCTCGGACAGTCGTTCGCGAGCCTCGTGCAGGTCATCATCGCCACGCTGCTGCTGCGGCGACGAGTCGGCGACATCCACGTGCGGGGATGGATGCTGTCGCTCGGCCGGTTCGCTCTCGCCGCCCTTCCCGCGGCGGCCGTCGGCTGGGGGGTGTTCCTCCTCCTGGGCGGGGTCGACGGGTGGACGGTGTCCGACCGGTTCCTCGGTGCTCTCGGCACGGTGGTGATCGGCGTCGTGGTGCTGGGCGTGTACGTCGGGGTGCTCGCGCTTCTGCGCGCGCCGGAGCTGACGCCGGCGCTGGGCATGGTGCGTCGTTTCCTGCCCGGCAGGCGCTGA
- the trxB gene encoding thioredoxin-disulfide reductase: MRHVIIIGSGPAGYTAAIYAARANLEPLVIASSVEAGGELMNTTEVENFPGFPEGIQGPELMAKMQEQAEKFGAEVVYDDVVSLELDGDVKRVTLGSGASHEAESIVFATGSAPRKIGIEGESRLSGRGVSYCATCDGFFFRERVIAVVGGGDSAMEEATFLTKFASKVYVIHRRDELRASKIMQDRAFKNDKIEFVWNSEVVDILGEEAVTGLVLESTLDGSRRELALDGIFVAIGYDPRVHLVHGKLDLTDAGTVWVDGRSSRTSVPGVFAAGDVIDPTYRQAVTAAGSGTVAALDVEHYLAALGEAGEPAPDVAEIDNLPSVNA; this comes from the coding sequence GTGCGTCACGTCATCATCATCGGATCGGGCCCTGCCGGCTACACGGCGGCCATCTACGCGGCCCGGGCCAACCTCGAACCTCTCGTCATCGCCAGCTCGGTCGAGGCGGGCGGCGAGCTGATGAACACCACCGAGGTGGAGAATTTCCCCGGGTTCCCCGAGGGCATCCAGGGCCCCGAGCTCATGGCCAAGATGCAGGAGCAGGCCGAGAAGTTCGGCGCCGAGGTCGTCTACGACGACGTCGTGTCGCTCGAGCTCGACGGCGACGTCAAGCGCGTCACCCTGGGAAGCGGTGCCTCGCACGAGGCGGAGTCGATCGTCTTCGCGACCGGATCGGCCCCCCGCAAGATCGGCATCGAGGGCGAGTCGCGCCTGTCGGGCCGTGGTGTCTCGTACTGCGCCACCTGCGACGGGTTCTTCTTCCGTGAGCGCGTCATCGCCGTCGTCGGTGGTGGCGACTCGGCCATGGAAGAGGCCACGTTCCTGACGAAGTTCGCCTCGAAGGTCTACGTCATCCACCGCCGCGACGAGTTGCGCGCCTCGAAGATCATGCAGGATCGCGCATTCAAGAACGACAAGATCGAGTTCGTGTGGAACAGCGAGGTCGTCGACATCCTCGGCGAGGAGGCCGTCACCGGTCTCGTCCTCGAGTCGACGCTCGACGGGTCGCGTCGTGAGCTCGCGCTCGACGGGATCTTCGTCGCCATCGGGTACGACCCGCGCGTGCACCTCGTGCACGGCAAGCTCGACCTCACCGACGCGGGAACCGTGTGGGTCGACGGCCGCTCCTCGCGCACCTCGGTGCCGGGCGTCTTCGCCGCCGGTGACGTCATCGATCCGACCTACCGCCAGGCCGTCACCGCGGCCGGCAGTGGCACGGTCGCCGCGCTGGATGTGGAGCACTACCTCGCCGCACTCGGCGAGGCCGGTGAGCCTGCGCCCGACGTCGCGGAGATCGACAACCTGCCGAGTGTGAACGCCTAG
- the trxA gene encoding thioredoxin — protein MTAKATTSATFEQDVLKADGPVLVDFWAEWCGPCRMVSPVLDQIQAENPEKITVLKLNVDENPDLAMKYQITSIPAMKVFNKGEVEKTIIGAKPKFALEQDLASYLS, from the coding sequence ATGACCGCGAAGGCCACCACCTCCGCCACGTTCGAGCAGGATGTCCTGAAGGCCGACGGCCCCGTGCTCGTCGACTTCTGGGCCGAGTGGTGCGGACCGTGTCGCATGGTCTCGCCCGTTCTGGACCAGATCCAGGCCGAGAACCCCGAGAAGATCACGGTTCTGAAGCTCAACGTCGACGAGAACCCCGACCTTGCGATGAAGTACCAGATCACGTCGATCCCGGCGATGAAGGTCTTCAACAAGGGCGAGGTCGAGAAGACGATCATCGGCGCCAAGCCGAAGTTCGCGCTCGAGCAGGACCTGGCGTCCTACCTGTCCTGA
- a CDS encoding IS3 family transposase (programmed frameshift) → MPAQRKYPPELRERAMRLVAEARKEDPELSLNQAVVRIGQRVGVNSDTLRGWCKQAAIDAGERPGTTTSDAARIKQLEAENRELKRANEILLAASSFFRAGARPATAVVVQFIDDHRDRFGVEPICRVLSEHAVPIAPSGYYAFKKRPPSARAISDAEMIVQIEKVFWDRKLGRGISGARKVWHLLRRQGTVVARCTVERLMRQQGLRGIRRGKQFITTKADGAAFRPPDHVQRCFRANRPNELWVVDFTYVPTWSGMAFTAFVTDVFSRRIVGWRTMNRMPTDLPLDALEMALWIRDRAGQDVTGVIQHSDAGSQYTAIRYAERLADVGAIASIGTVGDSYDNALAETVVGLYKTECVKIDGPFRTADELELATLSWVHWFNENRLHSSIGYLTPIEKENQYYREVNPQSQPALGELALH, encoded by the exons ATGCCAGCGCAGAGGAAGTATCCGCCGGAGCTTCGTGAGCGTGCGATGCGGCTTGTGGCTGAGGCCCGGAAGGAGGATCCGGAGCTGTCGCTGAATCAGGCAGTGGTCCGGATCGGGCAGCGTGTCGGGGTCAATTCCGACACGCTGCGGGGTTGGTGCAAGCAGGCCGCGATTGACGCGGGCGAGCGTCCCGGGACGACGACGAGTGATGCGGCTCGGATCAAGCAGCTCGAGGCGGAGAACCGGGAGTTGAAGAGGGCGAACGAGATTCTGTTGGCGGCCTCGTCGTTCT TTCGCGCGGGAGCTCGACCCGCGACTGCCGTGGTAGTTCAGTTCATCGACGATCATCGTGACCGGTTCGGGGTCGAGCCGATCTGCCGGGTGCTCAGCGAGCATGCCGTGCCGATCGCTCCGTCCGGTTACTACGCGTTCAAAAAGCGGCCGCCGTCGGCGCGGGCGATCAGCGACGCGGAGATGATCGTGCAGATCGAGAAGGTGTTCTGGGACCGAAAGCTCGGCCGCGGGATCAGCGGCGCCCGGAAGGTCTGGCACCTGCTGCGACGGCAGGGCACCGTCGTGGCCCGTTGCACGGTCGAACGGCTCATGCGGCAGCAGGGGCTGCGCGGGATCCGCCGCGGCAAGCAGTTCATCACCACCAAAGCGGACGGGGCGGCATTCCGGCCGCCGGATCACGTGCAGCGCTGCTTCCGCGCGAACCGGCCGAACGAGCTCTGGGTGGTCGACTTCACCTATGTTCCGACGTGGTCGGGGATGGCGTTCACCGCGTTCGTCACCGACGTGTTCTCCCGCAGGATCGTGGGCTGGCGGACCATGAACCGGATGCCCACCGACCTCCCGTTGGATGCGCTCGAGATGGCTCTCTGGATCAGAGACCGCGCGGGCCAGGACGTCACCGGCGTCATCCAGCACTCGGATGCCGGATCGCAATACACCGCGATCCGCTACGCCGAGCGCCTCGCCGACGTCGGCGCGATCGCATCGATCGGAACGGTCGGCGACTCCTACGACAACGCCCTCGCCGAGACAGTTGTGGGTCTCTACAAGACCGAGTGCGTGAAGATCGACGGCCCGTTCCGCACAGCCGACGAACTCGAGCTCGCCACGCTGTCCTGGGTGCACTGGTTCAACGAGAATCGGCTGCACTCATCGATCGGATACCTCACACCGATCGAGAAGGAGAACCAGTACTACCGTGAGGTCAACCCCCAGAGCCAGCCGGCGCTGGGAGAACTCGCCCTCCACTAA
- a CDS encoding tryptophan synthase subunit alpha — protein MTSHDRSPRRRASLELLRAEASDELSVIVTERLRAGEDPWDFMEDLPTVDELVVFTLRAEHIEANGGVRLNASRHYRVLRQIALDYPPLTRAVWRLLGTETSYRRWDASVQADAS, from the coding sequence GTGACATCTCACGACCGCTCACCACGCCGCCGTGCCAGCCTCGAACTCCTGCGGGCGGAAGCCTCGGACGAGTTGTCGGTGATCGTCACCGAACGGCTCCGGGCGGGCGAAGACCCGTGGGACTTCATGGAGGATCTTCCGACGGTCGACGAACTCGTCGTCTTCACCCTCCGCGCCGAGCACATCGAGGCCAATGGCGGAGTGCGATTGAACGCGTCACGCCATTACCGGGTTCTCCGGCAGATCGCTTTGGACTATCCGCCGCTGACGCGTGCCGTCTGGCGACTCCTGGGCACCGAGACGTCCTATCGCCGGTGGGATGCATCGGTGCAGGCCGACGCGTCCTGA
- a CDS encoding ParB/RepB/Spo0J family partition protein, which yields MAKRTGLGRGIGALIPTSEPSESRPADVFFARSAVAVEERPDDSGDAAPDADSATGATGDVTSSDGTSPTSSDDDAANLVAVPGARLVHVDPHAIVPNPRQPRTHFDADDLAELVHSVREFGVLQPVVVRDLGDGSYELIMGERRTRAAREAGLTTIPAVVRDTSDEHLLRDALLENLHRSQLNPLEEASAYQQLLEDFGITQEELAARIGRSRPQISNTIRLLKLPVPVQQRVAAGVLSAGHARAILSLPDDDAMQRLADKIVNEDLSVRAAESAAKLTDAGLIRTSRPKAGARRGHLDELAERLGDRLNTRVKISLTARKGQISIDFASIQDLNRILAELGENGYGDS from the coding sequence ATGGCGAAGCGCACAGGACTCGGACGCGGCATCGGCGCGCTGATCCCCACCAGTGAACCCAGCGAGTCACGACCCGCCGACGTCTTCTTCGCCCGCAGCGCTGTCGCTGTGGAGGAACGCCCGGACGATTCCGGCGACGCCGCACCGGACGCTGATTCCGCAACGGGCGCGACCGGCGACGTCACCTCGAGTGACGGCACGTCGCCGACGTCTTCGGACGACGACGCCGCGAACCTCGTCGCGGTGCCCGGTGCCCGCCTCGTGCACGTCGACCCGCACGCGATCGTCCCGAACCCTCGGCAGCCGCGAACGCACTTCGACGCGGACGATCTGGCAGAGCTCGTACACAGCGTTCGCGAGTTCGGCGTCCTCCAACCGGTCGTCGTCCGCGACCTCGGCGATGGCTCCTACGAACTCATCATGGGGGAGCGGCGCACCCGCGCAGCGCGCGAGGCGGGGCTCACCACCATCCCCGCGGTGGTTCGCGACACATCCGACGAGCACCTGCTCCGCGATGCGCTGCTCGAGAACCTGCACCGTTCGCAGCTGAACCCGCTCGAGGAAGCCTCCGCATACCAGCAACTCCTCGAAGACTTCGGCATCACCCAGGAGGAGCTCGCGGCCCGCATCGGTCGGTCGCGTCCCCAGATCAGCAACACCATCCGCCTGCTCAAGCTGCCCGTCCCGGTTCAGCAGCGCGTGGCGGCGGGCGTGCTGAGCGCCGGGCACGCCCGCGCCATCCTCTCCCTCCCCGACGATGATGCGATGCAGCGCCTCGCTGACAAGATCGTGAACGAGGACCTCTCGGTCCGCGCGGCCGAGTCGGCTGCGAAGCTCACGGATGCCGGTCTGATCCGCACCTCCCGCCCGAAGGCCGGCGCACGCCGCGGCCATCTCGACGAGCTGGCGGAACGGCTCGGGGATCGCCTGAACACCCGCGTGAAGATTTCGCTGACCGCGCGAAAAGGCCAGATCAGCATCGATTTCGCTAGTATTCAGGACCTGAACCGCATTCTCGCCGAGCTCGGCGAGAACGGCTACGGCGACAGCTGA
- a CDS encoding ParA family protein — MNEASGAFHVEHAENRTPAASVTFDDTPLARELADLTARRRRLESVDVHFSGKTRVFTVANQKGGVGKTTTTVNLAAALASLGARVLVIDLDPQGNASTALGVPHDADTPSIYDVLIDDFPLADIIQTSPESDNLLCAPSTIHLAGAEIELVSQVAREHRLRTAVDDFLATTTEHLDFVLIDCPPSLGLLTINAFAAGHELLIPIQCEYYALEGLSQLLGTVRMIQKHLNPRLHLSTIMLTMYDGRTRLAQQVAEEVRQHFPKEVLQTVIPRSVRVSEAPSFGQTVIAYDGQSAGAVAYREAAVEVLRRESTTQHEGDA; from the coding sequence ATGAACGAAGCGAGCGGAGCGTTTCACGTGGAACACGCCGAGAACCGGACGCCCGCAGCATCCGTCACTTTCGACGACACACCCCTCGCGCGAGAACTCGCCGACCTCACGGCTCGACGCCGACGACTGGAGAGTGTCGACGTCCACTTCTCAGGGAAGACCCGTGTGTTCACGGTCGCAAACCAGAAGGGCGGCGTCGGGAAGACGACAACAACGGTCAACCTCGCCGCTGCGCTCGCATCTCTCGGTGCACGGGTTCTCGTCATCGACCTCGATCCGCAGGGAAACGCCTCCACGGCCCTCGGTGTCCCGCATGACGCGGATACGCCGAGCATCTACGACGTCCTCATCGACGACTTTCCTCTCGCGGATATCATTCAGACGAGTCCTGAGTCCGACAACCTCCTTTGCGCGCCGAGTACGATCCACCTCGCCGGCGCCGAGATCGAGCTGGTGTCGCAGGTCGCGCGAGAACACAGGCTCCGCACGGCCGTCGATGATTTCCTCGCCACAACGACCGAGCACCTCGACTTCGTTCTGATCGACTGCCCCCCCTCGCTCGGGTTGCTGACCATCAACGCCTTCGCGGCCGGGCATGAGCTCCTGATCCCCATTCAGTGCGAGTACTACGCACTCGAGGGACTGAGCCAGCTGCTCGGCACGGTGAGGATGATCCAGAAGCACCTGAATCCGCGCCTGCACCTCTCGACCATCATGCTGACGATGTATGACGGGCGCACCCGTCTCGCGCAGCAGGTCGCCGAGGAAGTTCGGCAGCACTTCCCGAAGGAGGTGCTGCAGACGGTGATTCCCCGCTCTGTCCGCGTATCGGAGGCGCCGAGCTTCGGGCAGACCGTCATCGCCTACGACGGCCAGTCCGCAGGCGCCGTCGCCTACCGCGAAGCAGCGGTGGAGGTCCTCCGCCGCGAAAGCACCACCCAGCATGAAGGAGACGCCTGA